The Uruburuella testudinis genome window below encodes:
- a CDS encoding HAD family hydrolase, whose amino-acid sequence MSLNINAADSVIVFDLDDTLYSEFDYKVSGIHAVCAQLAELYPQYSATDLLALLDTHKSDWLDRLCRHCGLNDAEKASLLWHYRLHRPAIRPYMPSENLSALIQRFAASALISDGRSLTQHLKLKALGLSGCFDHILISEAFASEKPQPERFDFIRKQYPGKTWIYIGDNIKKDFVTPNNQGWLTIGLKASANNIHQHDAADFPATHQPRCWINDLTEIKDLLC is encoded by the coding sequence ATGAGCCTGAACATTAACGCCGCCGACAGCGTGATTGTGTTTGACCTCGACGATACGCTGTATTCGGAATTCGACTATAAAGTATCCGGCATCCACGCCGTGTGTGCGCAGCTTGCCGAGCTGTATCCGCAATACAGCGCTACAGATTTGCTGGCGCTGCTGGATACACACAAAAGCGACTGGCTCGACCGTTTGTGCCGTCATTGCGGGCTGAACGATGCCGAAAAAGCCTCGCTGCTGTGGCATTACCGCCTGCACCGGCCTGCCATCCGCCCCTATATGCCGTCTGAAAACCTGAGCGCCTTAATCCAACGCTTTGCCGCCAGCGCATTGATTTCAGACGGCCGCAGCCTGACTCAGCACTTGAAACTGAAGGCCTTGGGTTTGAGCGGTTGTTTTGACCACATCTTGATTTCAGAAGCCTTTGCCTCCGAAAAGCCGCAACCGGAGCGGTTTGACTTTATCCGCAAACAGTATCCCGGCAAAACATGGATTTATATCGGCGACAACATCAAAAAAGATTTTGTCACCCCCAACAATCAAGGCTGGCTCACCATCGGCCTGAAAGCTTCGGCCAACAACATCCATCAGCACGATGCCGCCGACTTTCCCGCCACCCACCAGCCCCGCTGCTGGATAAACGATTTAACCGAAATAAAGGATTTGCTATGTTGA
- a CDS encoding DegT/DnrJ/EryC1/StrS family aminotransferase: MLNTSLSPWPSFTQEEADAVSRVLLSNKVNYWTGSECREFEKEFAAFAGTEYAVALGNGTLALDVALKAMGIGAGDDVIVTSRTFLASASSIVTAGANPVFADVDLNSQNISAETIQTALTPNTKAIIVVHLAGMPAEMDAIMALADQHKLWVIEDCAQAHGAKYKGRPVGSIGHVGAWSFCQDKIMTTGGEGGMVTTNDKALWEKMWSYKDHGKSYDAVYNRPHPPGFRWLHESFGTNWRMMEMQAVIGRIQLQRMPAWTAKRQANAAKLEAAMKPFAAIRLVEVPDDIEHAQYKFYAFVKPENLQAGWTRDRIVNELNALNVPCFQGSCSEVYLEKAFDNTPWRPKTRLPNAVTLGDTSLMFLVHPTLTDSEMDFCCRHIQAVLTRATA, encoded by the coding sequence ATGTTGAATACTTCATTATCGCCTTGGCCGAGTTTCACCCAGGAAGAAGCCGATGCCGTATCGCGTGTTTTGCTGTCCAACAAAGTCAACTACTGGACCGGCAGCGAATGCCGCGAGTTTGAAAAAGAGTTTGCCGCCTTTGCCGGCACCGAATACGCGGTGGCATTGGGCAACGGCACGCTGGCGCTGGATGTGGCGCTCAAAGCCATGGGCATCGGTGCCGGCGATGATGTGATTGTGACCTCGCGCACCTTCCTCGCTTCGGCCTCATCCATCGTGACCGCCGGCGCCAACCCGGTGTTTGCCGATGTTGATTTAAACAGCCAAAACATCAGCGCCGAAACCATTCAGACGGCCTTAACGCCGAATACCAAAGCCATTATCGTGGTGCATCTGGCCGGCATGCCGGCTGAAATGGATGCCATCATGGCCTTGGCCGACCAACACAAACTGTGGGTGATTGAAGACTGCGCCCAAGCACACGGTGCCAAATACAAAGGCCGTCCGGTCGGCTCCATCGGCCACGTCGGCGCCTGGTCGTTCTGTCAAGACAAAATCATGACCACCGGCGGCGAAGGCGGCATGGTCACCACCAACGATAAAGCTTTGTGGGAAAAAATGTGGTCGTATAAAGACCACGGCAAAAGCTACGATGCCGTCTACAACCGCCCCCACCCGCCCGGCTTCCGCTGGCTGCATGAAAGCTTCGGCACCAACTGGCGCATGATGGAAATGCAGGCGGTTATCGGCCGCATCCAGTTGCAGCGCATGCCGGCATGGACCGCCAAACGCCAAGCCAACGCCGCCAAACTCGAAGCCGCCATGAAGCCGTTTGCCGCCATCCGGTTGGTTGAGGTGCCCGATGATATCGAGCACGCGCAATACAAATTTTACGCCTTTGTGAAACCGGAAAACCTGCAAGCAGGCTGGACGCGCGACCGCATCGTCAACGAGCTCAATGCTTTAAACGTGCCCTGTTTTCAAGGCAGCTGCTCGGAAGTGTATTTGGAAAAAGCCTTCGACAACACGCCCTGGCGGCCGAAAACCCGCCTGCCCAATGCCGTTACCCTCGGTGATACCAGCCTGATGTTTTTGGTGCACCCCACGCTGACCGACAGCGAAATGGATTTCTGCTGCCGGCACATCCAAGCCGTTTTAACCCGGGCCACCGCCTGA
- a CDS encoding ATP-grasp domain-containing protein gives MKKNNILILSAGRRVELVQDFQTEAAKFSDGIRIYCTDLNPKMSSACQVADGAFAVPRISAENYIDSIFQLADEQNIGLIVPTIDTELLKLAEARSRFEAAGTHIIVSGSDLIRQCRDKRDSVALFARYGIEAPKIYAPDDIEFPCFAKPYDGSRGIGAQAVNSAEELTDELKNDPKMMFCQLIDIQNTFKEFTVDMYYDREGRLKCAVPRERLEVRSGEVSKGATRRGWLYDFLTEKLAVLESARGCITAQFFYREESHTVYGVEINPRFGGGFPLTYAAGAHYPGWLIREYLYSENIPCFDEWENDLIMLRYDAKVLVRG, from the coding sequence ATGAAAAAAAATAATATTCTGATTTTATCTGCCGGCCGCCGCGTGGAGCTGGTGCAAGACTTCCAAACCGAGGCCGCCAAGTTTTCAGACGGCATCCGCATTTATTGCACCGATTTAAACCCGAAAATGTCTTCCGCCTGCCAAGTGGCCGACGGCGCGTTTGCCGTGCCCCGAATCAGTGCGGAAAACTATATTGACAGTATTTTTCAACTTGCCGACGAACAAAACATCGGTTTGATTGTTCCAACCATCGACACCGAATTATTGAAGCTGGCCGAAGCGCGCAGCCGTTTTGAAGCGGCGGGCACCCATATTATCGTGTCGGGCAGCGACCTAATCCGGCAATGCCGCGACAAGCGTGATTCGGTTGCCCTGTTTGCCCGCTACGGCATTGAAGCGCCGAAAATCTACGCGCCCGACGACATCGAATTTCCGTGTTTTGCCAAGCCCTACGACGGCAGCCGCGGCATCGGCGCCCAAGCAGTTAACAGTGCGGAAGAATTGACCGACGAGCTGAAAAACGACCCCAAAATGATGTTTTGCCAGCTGATCGACATTCAAAACACCTTCAAAGAATTTACCGTTGATATGTATTACGACCGTGAAGGCCGTCTGAAATGCGCCGTGCCGCGCGAACGTTTGGAAGTGCGCTCCGGCGAAGTGAGCAAAGGCGCCACCCGCCGCGGCTGGCTGTATGACTTTTTAACTGAAAAACTGGCCGTGCTCGAATCAGCACGCGGCTGCATCACCGCCCAGTTTTTCTACCGCGAAGAGAGCCACACCGTTTACGGCGTGGAAATCAACCCCCGCTTCGGCGGCGGCTTCCCGCTCACTTACGCGGCAGGTGCGCATTACCCGGGCTGGCTGATTCGCGAATACCTCTATAGTGAAAACATTCCCTGCTTCGACGAATGGGAAAACGATTTGATTATGCTGCGTTACGACGCCAAAGTATTGGTGCGCGGATGA
- a CDS encoding sugar transferase: MNDLLKRLLDILASAAGLIVLSPVFLLLIYLIRKNLGAPVFFTQTRPGKDGKPFKMIKFRSMRDAVDAGGNSLPDSERLTPFGQKLRATSLDELPELWNVLKGDMSLVGPRPLLMQYLPLYNDFQRRRNEVKPGITGWAQVNGRNAISWNQKFEYDVWYVDNRSLWLDMKILFLTVKKVFVREGISAQGDATMPFFTGNDDHEKK; the protein is encoded by the coding sequence ATGAATGACTTGTTGAAACGCTTATTGGATATCCTGGCCTCGGCAGCGGGGCTGATTGTATTGTCGCCGGTATTTCTGCTGCTGATTTACCTGATCCGCAAAAACCTCGGCGCACCGGTATTCTTTACCCAAACCCGCCCGGGCAAAGACGGCAAACCGTTTAAGATGATTAAATTCCGCTCCATGCGCGATGCGGTCGATGCCGGCGGCAACTCCCTGCCCGACAGTGAGCGCCTGACCCCTTTCGGCCAAAAGCTGCGTGCTACCAGCCTCGACGAGCTGCCGGAATTGTGGAACGTATTGAAAGGCGACATGAGCCTGGTCGGCCCCCGCCCCTTATTGATGCAATACCTGCCGCTTTACAACGACTTTCAGCGCCGCCGCAATGAAGTCAAACCCGGCATTACCGGCTGGGCGCAGGTCAATGGCCGCAATGCCATCTCGTGGAACCAAAAATTCGAATATGATGTTTGGTATGTAGACAACCGCAGCCTATGGCTGGATATGAAAATCTTATTTTTAACCGTAAAAAAAGTATTTGTGCGCGAAGGCATTTCGGCACAGGGTGATGCCACCATGCCCTTCTTCACAGGAAACGATGACCATGAAAAAAAATAA